cggatacagatccggtacgctccggtaccatagcaccattaaggtgctagcccgaccatcttgggaacgatttatgtggccacattaaacctttaggccattccctccctccccacccccaaagtttcatgaggagcttggggtcgccagaacctcgtctgttagtgaaataggattcgccgcgaataggtgaggttgacagttgggtttggagaagctatatattgcgctggtaacctgaagggttgcgccacacagccccttgaatctggtattttagtcgcctcttacgacaggcatatctaccgcgggtatattctgatcccctgacccgctggggtcaTCGCGGGCTTTACATACATCACGTGTGCCAGGGGCGATTCTAGGAAGGTAAGAGTACAACCGGTTACAATATTTTTCCCAGTTAAGCAAGCAATGCACGTCTCTCTTGGAGGTTTGCTTTCTTCTGCGATGGTTGGAAATGATGGAACCATTTAGTTCAAACATGTGCTGCATTGTCGGTATGCTTCTTGCAGATCTAGTTACATACCTTGTGCCATCAGTCAAATCGCTGGTGCCTTTTTCCGTAAGCTCATATTTCTGTTTACCATTCTTCACCATACTGCATTTCATATCAATCATATTCATTTTTTTGGTggtttctattttatttatttgcatttcGGTGAATgcctaaaattttgaaaaatatatacattAGTGAACCACGTTTCTTATAAGGATATGGAGCACAGGGCCGCAAATCTCGCATATTAGCTCGTATATACATACCTTCTTTAATTCCATATCCATTTGAGCCATTTTTGATTCGTTGTATATGTTTATATTTCACTTGcaattgcttttatttatttattcgtgctgttttattaaaaattactaCAGCTGCAAAGCTATTGCATTTTTTATACAGGGGAAGGCAAAATGTCAACTCTTCTTCTTACAAAACAGTTTCGCAATTGGCGTTTTTTGATTGTTCTATAACGAAAACAGATGTTACATGCTTTATAGCAAGCCGAATTCAGTACAAGGTGTTATCCCGTCAGCTCATTGCCAATGGAAATCAATGCTTTGATAGCAAAACGAATTAACCTCAATTCCCCCTGCATAATGTCAAATCAAAAAATTAGATTCggacaaggcgaattcagtacaaggtgttgttattccaacagatgattgcttcttcttgattattttccatacaacgcctggtactacaatatgtcagttaatcgaaatcaatgaaagttttcggtaatagtctagttgaggggtcgactgctaatacgctaccaaaaatatccagagaggcgtcaaaagacgcgtattaatctcgagaacaataatccgatggcggaaaagaaaaattgtatctatatccggagatatttgcagttaaagttggcgattttcatgtggttgttgttgtgtgtacccacaaaaaaatgtgtgcaataccgtggcggtagccacggttataccgcatacccggacttggcatggcgtagcctagggttattttttataagcgcggccgaaggccgccaactcaaaaaggtgttctgcgcaaaaatactacggattccacccccggtttcggaggtacccgcgggtcttttttcggtttttcgttattatcttttgaacgagttaatatttttattttccgccttcggattattaatactgatgtctagacgcgtcgtttgacacctctcgatatttttggtagcgtattagcagtcgacccctcaattaGACTATTACCAAGTTTTCTTTTGACACTCTTCTGCacgcgaattggttgaattcgctttgccattttggtatggattcgccttggattcggattaactgacatattgctgTCAAGGCGTTGCTTCGAAATTATCAAAAAGtagcaatcagctgatgagataacACCGGCTGGTACCAAGGCgaattcgattaactgacattttgctgTACAagactttgtatggaaaattatcaagaagaagcaatcagctgatgggataacaccacctgtaatgaattcgccttggctggtactgaattcgccttgtatcAGACTTTTCAAGACAATAAAATTGGAATATCGGACAGAAAATGAATTCAACCCAAAACTTTATTTCGACTCGTTCTAAAGAGTGGAACCTTGGCCGAATAATTGCACTTACTTCTTTTTTCCTAACTATTGAAAAAGATTGATTTGGGCTTTGTTAAAAAGTATAACCATAACCTGCTGTTCTTTACttccattttatttaaaatttaggaCATTTTTCCTGTTCTCAGCAGCTCAAAGCTGTTGTTGTGCTTCTAGTCCAAAAACCCTTACCCGAACTTTTAGCAGCTTCTGGTACTAGCCGGCCAGCCTCGGTAGCGATTTCTCCCTCCCCTCTTTATTCTTAGTCGATTTCATACTTTTCTGAAATGCTTTATGTTTCTGCTGCTCTGCTTTATAGTTTTAGGTGCATCATCCCAACAAGGCATAAGCCATGGAGAATATTATTTCCCCTTTAGGCAGTTTCGActacttcatatttacaatttatatttttcaaaatatgtacataatttGCGATACTTTTTTTATAGAGTTAACTTAGCGATTAAGTTTTTACAATTACTTGTTCTAGTTAAATCTAATTATTTGATTAGGAcagcaaaattattttaatataggAAATATTAAAAACTAGTTAATTTTGAATGTTTGTTTTTTTAGTAATTTGTACTCTTTAAACGCAGCTCTTCCAGTTTACGTCCCAACAAGTTTACATTGAGCTTATGCATGCAAAGAAATTGTCCATTGAGGAATAGCACCGGAATATCATACTTGTACAAACGCAAAAAGCGTATATTCTCTTTTTCTGTGATAtcaattttttgcagggtatattgACCATCAAAATATATTTCCAGTTCTTTGACCAGTTCATCACACAATGAACATTCATTTTTGGTATACAAAGTTAGCTGAGGTAATTTGTTTCTTTCATTTTCAATGTTATATGAACTGGAATAGGAAAGTATTATAAAAGATAAGGGGAAAAATGCAGTTCTAATACGCACATTTTCTGCACCAATAACGCCGCTGCATTGCCAGTATAACTCGTTATTGCCGCACACCCTATTTCCCCAGGCTGTAGTGCATGTGTCAAGTGTGTTACTAAACGTGCACCAGACATTGCTATCGGATGCCCCAAGCACATAGCACTGCCATGTACGTTCACTTTATTTGGATTTAATTCTAAATCTTTTATTACAGCCAATGGCACTACAGAAAACGAATCGTCTAGCTCCCATAACGCCACATCATCTTTCTTGTAGTTAATATGATGTAAGAGACGTTTTATTGCCAATGCTGGTGCCATTACAAAATCGGCATCATTCGTTTTCGACTCATTATATGCTATTATTCTTGCTAATGGTTTTAAATTCCATTTGCGTGCCATTTCATTTGACGTCAGCACCAAAGCAGCTGCACCGTCACCCAACCACAACATAGTTTCCTTCTCTTCAGCAGCTAAAGTGTTAGGCATCGGACGTTGTTCATCTTCAGTTACCACAATCGGCATGCGTGATGTTTGCATTATGCGTAAGGGAACCAATTCTAAATCGAATAAGCCTGCGCGATAGGCTTTTCTTAAACGCATATACGATTCTTTGGTATAATTAATACGCTTATCCTTTGTAATACCTAATTTACGTAGGAAACTTTTAGCCGGGTTTTCTGCCGTACCATCAGCAACCAAACTATCCGCGAGCGTTACATCGCCTGATTCTAGTCTACTGCGTGACATTTGTGATAAAGATTCCATGCCACCTGCAATTGCTGCATCTGTCAAACCCAATTTAATCGCTTGGGCAGCGAACATAATAGTTTTGATACCCGTCACACTGGATGCACTCACAGTTGTGCAACAAACATGCTTTGATAGGCCAGCCATCAGTGTGGCTTGTCGTGCTGGCGCTTGACCAGCACCCGTTGCTAACACGTTGCCAAAGTATACTTGTTGAACAGCTTCAAGTGGTACTGCAGATTGTTTGAGTGCTGCATCAATGGCCACAGCACCCAAATGTATGGCAGACAATGGCGGGTGATCGCCAACAAAGCCGGTAATAGGTGTGCGTACAGCTGATACTATAACCACATCGTTGACATTTTTCCGCCAGGAGTCATGCAAGCATCGTAACACAATTTGATTTACTTTTTTCTAGAAAATTTCAGCGCAAAATGCACAAATTCTAAAAACATAATTGTATTTTCTCACCAATAATTTGCGTCGAATCGTATGCAtttccattgtgaatgataactaagtgtgatatcttatgtAGAGACGTCAAAATTCCGaaatgattggatcacctgatttgtaattcaCAATGTGGTTTTCCTCTCCCACGGTGTTCTTCTTCTTCGCAATTAGATTATTCACGATTTGTCATCAATTAAGGTTATATTATGCGGAAGTATACACAGTTTTCAAGTGATACCGGACAAATGGGATACAAGTTTTGAATTAATTTAAGGCATTTTCGACTTCCGACTGCTACAGTTTGCCCTACGAATTGTAGTGTTTTTTGGAGCCGAGAAATTTAAAGGGCCAGGGACcgtattcgctaactgtgagttttaaagtatacacaagaaattttgtaaactttgaaattctgattctgtaaagcaaaactgtgaacaaaaaactcactgataaaaacttcgtgagttttcttggcagccagtgtacactgttgtgacattcaaaactcatacgcactgttgcagaatgacttttctgttttcatggcgtttgatgaatattttctcactgacataaaacttttacattcagcgctcaaggcggccatagtgtacaagtacaagtgtgttgacttatctgtcaagcattctgacaggcactcgctggattcggcatgacagcgaattcaaaatggataccattaccgaatgcgccgaatgattaaaaaattgaaaaagtcgagacgattggtagacaaaaatgttgtcgttgagaccaaaaatgcgactctagacctgagatttccatcaggtgagcgaggctgtttgtagttttgacgtttatcgcttagtgaacacacttgtataggtacactatgaaggcggcggcacaatgacatttttcatatagatgcgtttaacacaagcttatgcattccaataacatcgccacaatcaaccaagatgttgcgtttgtaaatatgaaggaacttcagacttggcaattgtagtttattacaccttgcccattcacatacaaaatttcgcgaagcactgttgtaaacattctccctatacaacaaaaacacttgctaacatattgtaacgatttcgtttatacataatgattgatctatgaatgtgcatgatatcactgttttgcatcggcttagagatagcagcaccccttagttttgctaatattcgtaacactgccctccacctaagtctgaccgtcccgatcagacaaatctctcgatctaaacgctgctagcctttccaaatggaccactttcattttggttcgtggtttaccgatggtttgtatgcggtacactacatcgttgatccgttttacaactttgtatgggccttcccaattacactgcaatttcggggacaaaccttttttacgttgtgggttgtataacagcaccaaatatccttccgaattaattggtttatcgtatctggctttcatcttgtcactcataatctttgttcgttgccttatcagatcatatATTTTTCTTAGCTCTTCtaccaaatcactagtggatttcttgacatttctctccgcattggcatctatcccaaacttcaaatcagctggcagtctaaggtcattgccaaaattacttttgcaggggtttggcccgttatctcatgcactgctgatcggtaagccatcaagaataatggtatgcgggtatcccactctttatggttcttgtctactactttccttaagtgctcctccaatgttctattgaatcgttctaccataccatcggattgaagATGTAAtgcagtttttcgtgtttttcgaatgcccaatgatttacacatttccaggaacacagctgattcgaaattcctgccttggtcagaatgtaactccattggtacaccataccttgcaacccaattgtttataaacacttccgctactgttgttgttgtagcaatgctcgccccacctaatagccgcgaccgatcacaaattgtcatcaatatcctctaacgggagtccaaggaaacttgccgtttcaacaggggtgtaccaggggtgttagaggcgttggttccacattacaattgaagatatggttggtgtcgtgtggggacacattgcaagcggggcatacattttgtatgtcggggttgattgtggataggtaagaaagagtttaacctgttacagtatccagaacgaagttgagcaagagtgacacgcgtttccctggggagtatgcgttcctcttccgcaagttttggataattttcgtaagtactggattcaccgggcaattcccggcataaaggtccgacgcctgtttatggagttcaccaaggacctgcttgtgttttttcacttcatacggctgggttctcaggtgccgtatttcctcaaaatgcttacggagatgactccttaagcccctaggcggtgctggttcatcaatcagatgtctgttgggatgccccggtttctgggtattcaacaggaactgtttggtcagcatctcatttctctctctgatggggagtattctcgcctcattatgcagatggtgttctggggacataagaagacagcccgtggcgattctgagagcagtattttggcaggcctgtagtttctttcagtgggtggtttttaggcttggcgaccatatgggtcccacacagtttaactgcagaattctgaagtgcataaggggagacgtcgccactctgggggtaagtgacgggtgactacgcctgggttggggaaggccaggacgcaattgctgttgtggaaCTAgggctgggcgtccttgggcaagcattggggtacccggatgatttgggtttgcgacctggcaacatggcgcgatgaaacccgtcggggggttgccgtcgcggagaccagaacatctaggaaagtggcaccacccaaggcaggggctgttgctcagcattgcttccgactctactacgaagattgtagttatgagtggtagcagttgtttgagttgttggcgccgtggggcgcgagcagcagcgggtacttgttgtggcttgctaagcagcggggctgctggaaggtagtggggggcgcttagacgtagactacgggacgcccttgggcgtgaacagcaaggagccacaaaagatttataaaagttacgtggacgtcgggttttgggatcaagcccagaacaacctgtccgatgcaaccatcccttgcacgagatacactgaacagagtatgaccgtcctaaaaagatttttttccggcagatgcagcaaaaccatttctcatgaccggggtcaggagacggacccggattggattcgatgccttcccggagtaagagaatatggagcagtcctgctgcaaggagctgctgggaggatgacaatttgtgggagggacgaaacaaattagatggggtcacactgaactgacagtccttggtcgggaaaaatcccgagtcgctcctgtacatagaaccgactgccttgggaactgctactgtttccgcttcttggtttgggattgggtatacctctggccatttactgaaataatccataaccaccagtacgtatttgtttccgtggttgctagtaggaaatggacctgcgacatccatggcgatcctttcaaatggtgcacctgaaatatactgcttcatctggccatgacttcgtgttttgggccctttcgatcTGTTGCAAACcttgcagttggcaatccactcggtgaccgattgacggcaaccaacccaatagaatctctgattAATTttttcgagcgtcttcgtgattccaagatgacctccactttgACGATTATGCAGCTCGTTGAGCACgtaaggaatcctctttctgggaacaactatcagtttcttcttgcatttaccatcctcactttcccatactcgatgaaggcaaccggatatcaattctaaactattctactgtgcccaatatgacttcgcaatgggactctctgctgacatcttttctctgtttggtctttcgtttcgttcgagcccttgcataacacgtgacagatgtgtatcttctagctgacactttcttagctcttccttgtcccattcatctgtacctgttatagtcattagccggacatctataatatctcctttagcctcggccttagaacagtgcttgcattccaaactacatggtcttcgtgacattgcatcagcatttccatgggtactaccttttcgatgctcaatggaaaagtcatagctttgtagtcgctcgatccaccgtgccaattgtcctccggattacggaactgcagaagccatttcaacgctgcgtgatctgtcctgacgcggaatcgctggccgtagaggtatttgtggaaatgtttaatgcactctaccaatgccaacagctctctccgtgtaacgcaatagttcctctctgcttttgcaattgaacggctgtaatatgcaactaccttctcctgtccatcgaccagttgtgataaaacgcctcctatagcatatccgctcgcatctgtatctagaataaacgtggctcctggaatcggatatgccaacattggggcagtgcacaaacgctctttcaatgtttggaaagctacttcttgctccttcttccattcaaaagctttattttttcttgtcagctcgtggagactatgggctacgctggcaaaatttggtacaaatcggcggtaatatataCACAGCCCAAGggaacttctcaattcatgcagactctgtggtcttggccaatcctttactgcctctatcttttcattcgctgtgcagatgccctctgtcattactttgtgacccaaataatttacttcttttttaaacagcgcacactttttgggacttaacttcagaccagcgccagctattctctggaaaacttcctccaagttcttaagatgttcatcaaaattctttcccaatacgatgatgtcgtccaggtacaccaagcatgttttccaatgttgtcctttcagtacctggtccatgagtctctcaaaagtagctggtgcattacaaagtccaaaaggcatcactgtaaattgccaaagaccatcaccgacactgaaggctgttttctctttatcttcctccttcacctcaacttgccagtagccgcttttcaagtccagtgtggaaaaccatttcgtactagagagcgagtccagagtgtcgtcaattcttggcaatgggtagacagcctttttcgtaacgtcattcaacttccggtagtctacgcaaaacctcatttttccatccttcttctttacaagtactaccggtgagctccagggactagctgatggttcgatgacgccgctgtcgctcatttcttgtataatttgactcaaaacttcccgcttcgccagtggaacactacgtggagcttgacgtatcggcctcgcgtctccagtgtcaatttgatgtttcacaacattggtgcggcccggtttggaaccatcctggtcaaatatgtttgcgtaatttaggagcagttgctttgccttactctgataatcttcctctagcccctccgtccatgccgtgatgttatttgaaagatcagtattactagatgaaacgtgttcctggagctgttcacagttaataattatttcagcctcttggcatcttcccaaaatagctcctttggtcagtttgagtggtgaattgaactcattgagtactcttaccggaatacgtccatcttgttttgtcatagccagggtttttcctacaagtatgttcggtgctggtttgttttgctgcttcgacaacccacaatttttttgtcccacaatctccaccaacctttgcccagatgactgcttcggattttggtggtatttcctgactctcttccaccagcactcgtttactgctgtagcctctctcgtagccgaaattaagtggtacatctatgttcttatatcgcattgatgccctggtcgattaagaagtccactccaattatgatttcatcaacaatctctgccactataaaattgtgtactattgtgacgttcccaattgcgacttcacatgatacttctcctagaaccgtgctgtcttctccagtggctgtacgcaatcttgctccatgcaatggtcttatcttcttgttgactaaatccgctcgaataatggaatgggatgcacccgtatctatagtcagtaaacgttcctttccatccacatgtcctccgacagtaagattgcttgaccttcttccaatttgtgagatagag
The DNA window shown above is from Eurosta solidaginis isolate ZX-2024a chromosome 2, ASM4086904v1, whole genome shotgun sequence and carries:
- the LOC137239626 gene encoding acetyl-CoA acetyltransferase, mitochondrial: MEMHTIRRKLLKKVNQIVLRCLHDSWRKNVNDVVIVSAVRTPITGFVGDHPPLSAIHLGAVAIDAALKQSAVPLEAVQQVYFGNVLATGAGQAPARQATLMAGLSKHVCCTTVSASSVTGIKTIMFAAQAIKLGLTDAAIAGGMESLSQMSRSRLESGDVTLADSLVADGTAENPAKSFLRKLGITKDKRINYTKESYMRLRKAYRAGLFDLELVPLRIMQTSRMPIVVTEDEQRPMPNTLAAEEKETMLWLGDGAAALVLTSNEMARKWNLKPLARIIAYNESKTNDADFVMAPALAIKRLLHHINYKKDDVALWELDDSFSVVPLAVIKDLELNPNKVNVHGSAMCLGHPIAMSGARLVTHLTHALQPGEIGCAAITSYTGNAAALLVQKISYNIENERNKLPQLTLYTKNECSLCDELVKELEIYFDGQYTLQKIDITEKENIRFLRLYKYDIPVLFLNGQFLCMHKLNVNLLGRKLEELRLKSTNY